From Segatella copri, the proteins below share one genomic window:
- a CDS encoding endonuclease/exonuclease/phosphatase family protein, translating to MFKGFKEFTYKMIAGANVATIIIMLLVGFSDFFQPEKFAALANLGLLFPVFLIVNLGFLLFWLLFRSKYAIIPFLGFLICFVPVRKYMPINFSGETPKGCIKVLSYNTWNFGAQTEDAEGTNICIAYLQEQDADIVCLQEACPTSRNVEQIDSMLKPMYAYQDTTMHVNGGNCLMLLSKYPILSKERIPYESKGNMSVAYRLKVKDREVLLINNHLETTGLSLEDRRQFKNLVIGKLQVDTAEETSKLLVVKLAEATKKRAPEAEAVAKYIQQHKEQSIILCGDFNDGPISYAHRTIAKDLTDCYIASGNGPGISYHHGGFFVRIDNIMCSDDWEPYECKVDDKIAVSDHYPIICKLKMRPKKQK from the coding sequence ATGTTTAAAGGATTTAAGGAATTTACATATAAGATGATAGCTGGTGCTAATGTGGCAACTATCATCATCATGTTGCTGGTGGGCTTTTCTGACTTCTTTCAGCCAGAAAAGTTCGCCGCATTGGCTAATCTTGGCTTACTTTTCCCGGTTTTTCTTATAGTTAACTTAGGCTTTTTGCTTTTCTGGTTGCTCTTCCGGTCTAAGTATGCCATTATTCCATTCTTAGGCTTCTTGATCTGTTTTGTTCCTGTCCGCAAGTATATGCCAATCAACTTTTCTGGCGAAACTCCAAAAGGCTGTATCAAAGTTCTATCATATAATACCTGGAATTTTGGTGCACAGACAGAGGATGCCGAAGGAACTAATATCTGTATTGCTTATCTGCAGGAGCAGGATGCTGATATTGTTTGTCTGCAGGAAGCATGTCCTACTTCCCGGAATGTTGAGCAGATAGATAGTATGCTCAAGCCGATGTATGCTTATCAGGATACAACGATGCACGTGAATGGTGGAAATTGTCTTATGTTGCTCAGTAAATACCCTATTCTTTCAAAAGAGCGAATTCCTTATGAATCGAAAGGAAATATGAGTGTAGCGTATCGTCTGAAAGTGAAAGATAGAGAGGTCCTTCTCATCAATAATCATTTGGAAACAACCGGCTTAAGTTTAGAGGACAGACGCCAGTTCAAGAATCTGGTTATCGGAAAATTGCAGGTCGATACTGCAGAAGAAACTTCCAAATTGCTCGTTGTAAAACTTGCCGAGGCAACAAAGAAACGGGCTCCGGAGGCTGAGGCTGTAGCAAAATACATTCAGCAGCATAAAGAACAGAGTATTATTTTGTGCGGTGACTTTAATGATGGTCCTATCTCTTATGCTCATCGTACGATAGCTAAAGATTTGACGGATTGCTACATTGCAAGTGGTAACGGACCGGGTATCAGCTATCATCATGGAGGCTTTTTTGTTCGCATAGACAATATCATGTGTTCAGACGATTGGGAGCCTTATGAATGTAAAGTTGATGATAAAATCGCCGTTTCAGACCACTATCCTATCATTTGTAAGCTAAAAATGCGCCCTAAAAAGCAAAAATAG
- a CDS encoding rhomboid family intramembrane serine protease, with protein MRNIPIVTKNLLIVNVVAFLACMLMDKSMGGGSGLTDMFGLHFFLASDFHIYQLVTYMFMHGGFQHILFNMFALWMFGCVVERVWGPKKFLFYYIACGVGAGLFQEAAQYITYVAKDMAAYDYVSVNGARITMEQYLNLWTTVGASGAIYAILLAFGMIYPNERLFIFPLPVPIKAKFFVIGYAVIELVSTFSLSDDGVAHIAHLGGMVFGFFLIRYWRKQIDNGYYHSNSADAFDKLKGMFGGKRRAGRTHFTYTKNESYNQTYEQDAECKTNEKVVSQEEIDRILDKIRKSGYDSLTPSEKQMLFDQSNK; from the coding sequence ATGCGCAATATTCCAATTGTAACAAAGAATTTGCTGATAGTGAATGTAGTAGCATTCCTGGCATGCATGCTGATGGACAAGAGTATGGGTGGCGGTTCTGGCCTGACAGATATGTTTGGGCTTCATTTCTTCCTGGCATCCGATTTCCATATTTATCAGTTAGTTACCTACATGTTTATGCATGGTGGTTTCCAGCATATTCTCTTTAATATGTTTGCCTTATGGATGTTTGGCTGTGTGGTTGAAAGAGTTTGGGGACCAAAGAAATTCCTTTTTTATTACATAGCGTGTGGAGTGGGAGCAGGTTTGTTCCAGGAAGCTGCACAGTATATTACCTATGTGGCAAAGGATATGGCAGCTTATGATTATGTTAGTGTTAATGGGGCCAGAATTACAATGGAGCAATATCTGAACCTATGGACTACCGTGGGTGCTTCAGGAGCTATTTATGCCATATTGCTTGCCTTTGGTATGATTTATCCAAACGAGCGTCTCTTCATTTTCCCGTTGCCGGTTCCTATTAAAGCTAAATTCTTCGTGATAGGCTATGCTGTCATAGAATTGGTTTCAACATTCTCTCTCTCTGATGACGGTGTGGCTCATATTGCCCATTTAGGAGGTATGGTCTTTGGATTCTTCCTGATCCGTTATTGGCGTAAGCAGATTGATAATGGTTACTATCATTCAAATTCTGCAGACGCTTTTGATAAGTTGAAAGGTATGTTCGGTGGAAAGCGTCGGGCAGGTAGAACGCATTTTACTTATACCAAGAATGAATCTTATAATCAGACTTATGAACAGGATGCTGAATGTAAGACCAACGAAAAGGTTGTATCACAGGAAGAGATAGATCGAATCTTAGATAAAATAAGAAAGAGCGGTTATGATAGCTTGACTCCTAGCGAAAAGCAGATGCTCTTTGATCAGAGTAATAAGTAA
- a CDS encoding HU family DNA-binding protein, translating into MNKTELIDKIAAGAEITKAQAKAALEATTNALKEALIAGDKIQLVGFGTFSINERPAREGINPATKEKIQIAAKKVAKFKAGAELADAINK; encoded by the coding sequence ATGAACAAGACAGAATTGATTGACAAGATTGCAGCAGGTGCTGAGATTACAAAGGCACAGGCTAAGGCCGCTCTTGAAGCTACAACAAACGCATTGAAGGAAGCCCTCATTGCAGGTGACAAGATCCAGTTGGTAGGTTTCGGTACATTCAGCATTAACGAGCGTCCTGCTCGTGAGGGTATCAATCCAGCTACTAAGGAGAAGATCCAGATTGCAGCTAAAAAGGTTGCTAAGTTCAAGGCTGGTGCTGAGCTTGCAGATGCAATCAACAAATAA
- a CDS encoding gluconate 5-dehydrogenase, whose amino-acid sequence MDFNKLFSLEGKVALVTGAAYGIGFAIAEAYAKAGAKIAFNCRSQHHMDQALADYKAKGIEAKGYICDVTDEEQVKNMVADIEKELGVIDILVNNAGIIKRIPMTEMSVDDFKQVIDIDLTAPFIVSKAVIPGMIKKGHGKIINICSMMSELGRETVSAYAAAKGGLKMLTRNICSEYGEYNIQCNGLGPGYIATPQTAPLRERQADGSRHPFDSFICAKTPAGRWLEPEELAGPAVFLASDASNAVNGHILYVDGGILAYIGKQPK is encoded by the coding sequence ATGGACTTTAACAAACTATTCTCATTGGAGGGTAAGGTTGCCCTCGTAACAGGTGCCGCATACGGTATCGGTTTCGCTATTGCTGAGGCTTATGCCAAAGCTGGTGCTAAGATTGCTTTCAATTGCCGTAGCCAACACCACATGGATCAGGCTCTTGCAGATTACAAAGCAAAGGGTATTGAGGCAAAGGGTTATATCTGTGATGTAACAGATGAGGAACAGGTGAAAAACATGGTAGCTGACATCGAGAAGGAACTTGGTGTTATTGATATTTTGGTAAACAACGCAGGTATTATCAAGCGTATTCCTATGACAGAGATGTCTGTAGATGACTTCAAGCAGGTTATTGACATTGACCTCACTGCACCTTTCATCGTATCTAAGGCAGTTATCCCTGGTATGATCAAGAAGGGTCATGGTAAGATTATCAACATCTGTTCTATGATGAGCGAGCTGGGCCGTGAGACAGTTTCTGCATATGCAGCTGCCAAGGGTGGCTTGAAGATGTTGACACGTAACATCTGCTCAGAGTATGGTGAGTACAACATCCAGTGCAATGGCTTGGGCCCTGGTTACATCGCAACTCCTCAGACAGCACCTCTCCGTGAGCGTCAGGCAGATGGTAGCCGTCATCCATTCGACAGCTTCATTTGTGCAAAGACTCCTGCAGGTCGCTGGTTGGAACCAGAAGAGTTGGCAGGTCCTGCTGTTTTCTTGGCTTCAGATGCTTCTAATGCAGTGAATGGTCACATTCTCTATGTAGATGGTGGTATCTTGGCATATATCGGAAAGCAGCCAAAATAA
- a CDS encoding FecR family protein, with protein sequence MMKINKNEQDFVLKYFQPGKLDTRKALQKVKARVGIADEEVSHAATVSLRMRRIRWIAVAASILVLFTIGAYTLLQPKTVTLSAESEVVAYHLPDGTKVSLMPHSSLSYQKNDCRKVEMKGCIYYQVKHDEQHPFDVMGEHGHVRVLGTQFMVDERTDAPEVMVTSGKVLFTARNSEEGVFLIKGKRARLLKGAAQPKLLADYDINDVAWATHRLHFDNTPLSEVLEDLSKLSGTSYTASDESKRLTGDFDTNSIPQVIQVIEETLGVQIR encoded by the coding sequence ATGATGAAGATCAACAAGAATGAACAGGATTTTGTGCTGAAGTATTTTCAGCCGGGCAAGCTGGATACCCGGAAGGCTTTGCAGAAAGTGAAGGCTCGGGTTGGCATTGCTGATGAAGAGGTTTCGCATGCTGCAACTGTATCTTTACGCATGCGTCGCATCCGCTGGATAGCTGTGGCTGCATCTATTCTGGTACTTTTCACCATAGGAGCCTATACGCTTTTGCAGCCAAAGACGGTAACGCTTTCTGCCGAATCAGAAGTAGTGGCGTATCATTTGCCAGATGGAACGAAGGTATCGTTGATGCCTCATTCTTCTCTTTCCTATCAAAAAAATGATTGCAGAAAGGTGGAGATGAAGGGATGTATCTATTATCAGGTGAAGCATGATGAACAGCATCCTTTCGATGTGATGGGAGAACATGGACATGTAAGGGTGCTCGGTACCCAGTTTATGGTGGATGAAAGAACGGATGCTCCCGAAGTGATGGTAACCAGCGGAAAGGTGCTTTTCACAGCTCGTAACTCTGAAGAGGGTGTCTTCCTGATTAAAGGAAAACGGGCACGTCTATTGAAAGGGGCTGCCCAGCCTAAGTTGTTGGCAGATTATGATATCAATGATGTGGCATGGGCTACCCATCGCCTGCATTTCGACAATACTCCATTATCAGAAGTATTGGAGGATCTTTCTAAATTATCAGGCACAAGCTATACTGCTTCTGATGAGAGCAAGCGTCTGACGGGTGATTTTGATACGAATTCCATCCCACAGGTCATCCAAGTAATAGAAGAAACACTGGGTGTTCAGATAAGATAA